One Thunnus maccoyii chromosome 14, fThuMac1.1, whole genome shotgun sequence genomic window carries:
- the LOC121911891 gene encoding transmembrane protein 26-like, whose amino-acid sequence MILFKFINAIITRALFLLVSLVGVWRVTWEKKDSNYWFLTFLFLPLVAEMIITLRRRKGQDYKWFSPPIFLFLISIIPSIWILELHHQQNSVKDRQCKKLDSWENVRKLVTLNETLHNMTNPNYLKSIEQALSVVCSNDWILALHQILLILLILGKWLLPLGGGVTRDELSQLLLIFVGTAADILEFTSETLSDVKENSPALVYIILAVWTWSMLQFPLHLAVVNNNSDNEGEQGAQEVSLCVINSTDIWNIVEALFIQDGPFLVVRLTVMTHYNVFHQMLGFFAIKNLLVVILNLYRLFVICQDFRASRSSNRSSSAVP is encoded by the exons ATGATCCTGTTCAAGTTTATAAATGCGATCATTACCAGAGCGTTATTTCTCCTCGTCTCTCTGGTTGGGGTCTGGAGGGTGACATGGGAGAAAAAGGACAGCAATTACTGGTTTCTGACTTTCCTCTTTCTGCCGCTTGTCGCTGAAATGATAATTACACTGAGGAGGCGAAAGGGACAAGATTACAAATG GTTTTCTCCGCCaatctttctgtttctcatcAGTATCATTCCCTCCATCTGGATCCTGGAGCTCCACCACCAGCAGAACTCAGTCAAAGATCGTCAG TGCAAAAAGCTTGACTCTTGGGAAAATGTGCGTAAATTGGTCACTCTGAACGAGACCCTGCACAACATGACGAACCCGAACTACCTGAAG AGTATTGAACAAGCTCTTTCAGTTGTCTGCTCCAATGACTGGATCCTAGCTCTTCATCAGATCCtgctcatcctcctcatcctggGGAAGTGGCTCCTTCCTTTGGGAGGCGGAGTCACAAGAGACGAGCTCTCTCAACTTCTCCTGATTTTTGTTGGCACAGCGGCAGACATCCTTGAATTTACCAGTGAGACGCTGTCAGATGTCAA AGAGAACAGTCCTGCTCTGGTCTACATCATCTTAGCTGTATGGACCTGGAGCATGTTGCAGTTCCCCCTACATCTAGCTg TGGTGAACAACAACTCAGACAATGAGGGTGAGCAGGGTGCTCAGGAGGTATCCCTCTGCGTTATAAACAGCACGGACATATGGAATATTGTGGAGGCCTTGTTTATCCAGGACGGGCCTTTCCTGGTGGTCAGGCTCACCGTCATGACCCACTACAACGTCTTCCACCAGATGCTCGGTTTCTTCGCCATCAAGAACCTCCTGGTTGTCATATTGAACTTGTACAGGTTGTTTGTTATATGCCAGGACTTCAGAGCTTCCAGGAGTAGCAACAGGAGCAGCAGTGCCGTCCCATGA